A genomic region of Rhipicephalus sanguineus isolate Rsan-2018 chromosome 1, BIME_Rsan_1.4, whole genome shotgun sequence contains the following coding sequences:
- the LOC119379562 gene encoding deoxynucleotidyltransferase terminal-interacting protein 2 isoform X1: MSKTKGCISASLQSKYLQKFDGVTLSKCGSDDSDDDDGDPSTLGFVIDSKPRMEPETEEARRKTRERVKLASELNPGINLDDTYVASRDAASKSAQKVRELVLESSADSLLKGSVLTPGFEKKDCVPPYSESLRRIKLRRKEERSKTKGPGWFGLPAPEMTDELKHDLEVLRMRHVLDPKRFYKKNDLKDLPKYFQVGTVMDSPADFYHARVPKKDRKQTMVEELLADAEFRRFNKKKYSEAMARQQRGVSKKALKHMKRLKKRKK; the protein is encoded by the exons ATGTCAAAAACCAAAGGCTGCATATCCGCGTCCCTGCAGTCAAAGTATCTGCAGAAGTTTGATGGCGTAACGCTGTCTAAATGCGGGTCAG ACGACTCCGACGACGATGATGGCGATCCCAGTACGCTCGGGTTTGTCATTGACAGCAAACCTCGGATGGAGCCCGAAACTGAAGAAGCACGCCGCAAGACAAGAGAGAG GGTCAAGCTGGCATCGGAGCTGAACCCGGGCATCAATCTTGATGACACATATGTGGCGTCTCGTGATGCTGCATCCAAGTCGGCTCAGAAAGTCAGGGAACTCGTGCTTGAGTCATCTGCTGACAGT TTGCTGAAGGGAAGCGTGCTCACTCCCGGCTTCGAGAAAAAGGATTGTGTACCTCCATACTCTGAGTCCCTGAGACGCATCAAACTACGCCGCAAG GAGGAGCGCAGTAAAACAAAGGGCCCCGGCTGGTTTGGCTTGCCTGCACCTGAGATGACTGATGAACTGAAGCACGATCTAGAGGTTCTCCGCATGAGACATGTACTAGACCCCAAGCGCTTCTACAAGAAAAATGACCTGAAGGATCTGCCCAAGTATTTCCAG GTTGGGACAGTGATGGACTCGCCAGCCGATTTCTACCACGCAAGGGTGCCCAAGAAGGACCGCAAGCAAACTATGGTTGAAGAATTGCTGGCCGATGCAGAATTTAGACG ATTTAACAAGAAGAAATACAGTGAGGCGATGGCGCGGCAGCAGCGAGGAGTTTCAAAGAAGGCTTTGAAGCATATGAAGCGGCTGAAGAAGCGGAAAAAATAA
- the LOC119379562 gene encoding deoxynucleotidyltransferase terminal-interacting protein 2 isoform X2 translates to MSKTKGCISASLQSKYLQKFDGVTLSKCGSDDSDDDDGDPSTLGFVIDSKPRMEPETEEARRKTRERVKLASELNPGINLDDTYVASRDAASKSAQKVRELVLESSADSLLKGSVLTPGFEKKDCVPPYSESLRRIKLRRKEERSKTKGPGWFGLPAPEMTDELKHDLEVLRMRHVLDPKRFYKKNDLKDLPKYFQVGTVMDSPADFYHARVPKKDRKQTMVEELLADAEFRRFNKKKYSEAMARQQRGVSKKALKHMKRLKKRKK, encoded by the exons ATGTCAAAAACCAAAGGCTGCATATCCGCGTCCCTGCAGTCAAAGTATCTGCAGAAGTTTGATGGCGTAACGCTGTCTAAATGCGGGTCAG ACGACTCCGACGACGATGATGGCGATCCCAGTACGCTCGGGTTTGTCATTGACAGCAAACCTCGGATGGAGCCCGAAACTGAAGAAGCACGCCGCAAGACAAGAGAGAG GGTCAAGCTGGCATCGGAGCTGAACCCGGGCATCAATCTTGATGACACATATGTGGCGTCTCGTGATGCTGCATCCAAGTCGGCTCAGAAAGTCAGGGAACTCGTGCTTGAGTCATCTGCTGACAGT TTACTGAAGGGAAGCGTACTCACTCCCGGCTTCGAGAAAAAGGATTGTGTACCTCCATACTCTGAGTCCCTGAGACGCATCAAACTTCGCCGCAAG GAGGAGCGCAGTAAAACAAAGGGCCCCGGCTGGTTTGGCTTGCCTGCACCTGAGATGACTGATGAACTGAAGCACGATCTAGAGGTTCTCCGCATGAGACATGTACTAGACCCCAAGCGCTTCTACAAGAAAAATGACCTGAAGGATCTGCCCAAGTATTTCCAG GTTGGGACAGTGATGGACTCGCCAGCCGATTTCTACCACGCAAGGGTGCCCAAGAAGGACCGCAAGCAAACTATGGTTGAAGAATTGCTGGCCGATGCAGAATTTAGACG ATTTAACAAGAAGAAATACAGTGAGGCGATGGCGCGGCAGCAGCGAGGAGTTTCAAAGAAGGCTTTGAAGCATATGAAGCGGCTGAAGAAGCGGAAAAAATAA